The following are encoded together in the Terriglobales bacterium genome:
- a CDS encoding M20/M25/M40 family metallo-hydrolase gives MNPSARTSTETTVPQEIAQLAGMRAVHAAFAWFQLREQELRRMQLEIARIPAPPFGEAARGQWLREKFEATGLEAIEVDEVGNVIGVLPGQDRELPAIAVTAHLDTVFPADTEIAIHEDRDRVYGPGVSDNAAGLTAMLAIAMCMREARIRSESDLVFIGNVGEEGEGDLRGFRHLFEQKRWGERLGYTIVIDGSGTDAVIGQALGSRRFEVIVRGPGGHSWSDFGQPNPIVAVSRVVSRFSQTALPSSPKTTFNFGVISGGTSVNSIPEIAQVSVDLRSASAEELQRLEEELRGVIHTEIPTRARDGAPAKLSVEIKKIGDRPAGDLPADCRILEVMRAVDAHLGIASQLRRASTDANIPISMGLEAVTVGAGGTGGGAHTLREWFDPSGRSLALKRVLLAVLALAGLE, from the coding sequence ATGAACCCATCTGCCCGCACCTCCACAGAAACGACTGTCCCACAGGAGATTGCGCAACTCGCCGGAATGCGTGCCGTGCACGCCGCTTTTGCCTGGTTTCAATTGCGCGAACAGGAGTTGCGGCGCATGCAGCTCGAGATTGCGCGTATTCCCGCGCCGCCATTTGGCGAAGCTGCGCGCGGACAGTGGCTGCGCGAAAAGTTCGAGGCTACTGGTCTCGAGGCCATCGAAGTCGATGAAGTTGGAAACGTAATTGGGGTTCTTCCCGGACAGGACCGCGAGCTTCCGGCCATCGCCGTTACTGCTCATTTGGACACAGTTTTTCCCGCGGACACCGAGATTGCCATTCACGAGGACCGCGACCGCGTTTATGGTCCCGGAGTAAGCGACAACGCCGCTGGGCTCACGGCAATGCTGGCTATTGCGATGTGCATGCGCGAGGCGAGAATCCGCAGCGAATCCGACCTCGTATTCATTGGCAACGTCGGCGAAGAAGGCGAAGGTGACCTGCGCGGATTTCGTCATCTTTTCGAGCAGAAACGCTGGGGCGAACGTCTGGGCTACACGATCGTGATTGATGGCAGCGGCACCGATGCGGTGATCGGGCAGGCGCTAGGCAGCCGGCGGTTCGAAGTAATTGTGCGGGGGCCCGGCGGTCATTCGTGGAGCGACTTCGGCCAGCCAAACCCAATTGTGGCTGTGTCGCGAGTAGTGTCGCGCTTCAGCCAAACCGCGCTGCCGTCATCGCCTAAGACGACATTCAACTTCGGCGTAATCAGCGGTGGAACGTCAGTCAATTCCATTCCAGAAATCGCGCAGGTAAGCGTTGATTTGCGCTCGGCATCGGCCGAAGAACTGCAGCGCCTGGAGGAGGAGTTGCGCGGGGTGATTCACACCGAGATTCCCACGCGCGCGCGCGATGGAGCTCCAGCAAAGCTAAGTGTCGAAATCAAAAAAATCGGCGACCGGCCGGCAGGAGATCTTCCGGCTGATTGCCGCATTCTGGAAGTGATGCGCGCCGTGGACGCTCATTTAGGTATCGCTTCACAACTGCGCCGCGCTTCCACAGACGCAAATATTCCTATCTCGATGGGACTTGAAGCCGTTACAGTGGGGGCCGGAGGAACCGGGGGAGGAGCACATACTCTGCGCGAATGGTTTGATCCCTCGGGAAGATCGCTGGCTCTCAAGCGCGTGTTGCTTGCTGTTCTCGCGCTTGCCGGGTTGGAATAG
- a CDS encoding amidohydrolase, whose protein sequence is MKILTLGCALLLPVIAYAQTADIIFTDADIYTGGHFSTPGDAFAATDGPRAKSIAIANGKIVAIGGDDEVLAHKGPKTQIVDLGGKFVMPGFNDAHCHLANGGQAKLEVDLVGVKSLEEMKQRVADGEKKAAPGEWVLGRGWDHTMWPSQQLPSRQDLDAVTAGHPAFFVRVDGHIAVANSAALKIAGLNRNSKDIPGGQADRDSSGELTGIVRESTKDAFYKVIPPISAAKRRQAIELVLAEAAQWGLTSAQDNSSWEDFLVYDQLRRESKLTLRIAEWLRFNDRVKTLVQQRGHNPSSDTMLHTTQLKGFMDGSLGSATAAMLQPYSDNPKNAGLPQYDQATLTKLTVERAAVGFQIGFHAIGDRGANMALNAFQEALRQAKAAHSRAPAGSQSFSDFRFRVEHAQVVAPADVPRFRELGVIASMQPNHLLTDMNWAESRIGPERAKTSYAWADFLKTTGHLAFGTDYPVEPITPFRGLYAAVTRMNEAGTKTYYAEQKLNIHQAIYAYTWGAAYAEFEEGTKGILARGYLADFVVLDRDITRISPPEILQTKVLRTVVGGRTVYEAR, encoded by the coding sequence ATGAAGATATTGACCTTGGGCTGTGCTCTGCTGCTGCCCGTGATCGCATACGCACAAACCGCCGACATCATCTTCACCGACGCCGATATCTACACCGGCGGACACTTCTCGACACCCGGTGATGCCTTTGCCGCAACAGACGGTCCGCGCGCAAAATCCATCGCCATTGCAAACGGCAAGATCGTCGCAATCGGCGGCGATGATGAGGTCCTGGCGCACAAGGGACCGAAGACGCAGATTGTCGATCTTGGCGGGAAGTTCGTCATGCCCGGGTTCAACGATGCGCATTGTCATCTCGCGAACGGTGGACAAGCCAAACTGGAGGTTGATCTGGTTGGGGTGAAGTCTCTGGAAGAGATGAAGCAGCGCGTCGCGGACGGTGAAAAGAAAGCGGCTCCAGGGGAATGGGTTCTTGGCCGTGGCTGGGACCACACAATGTGGCCATCGCAGCAGTTGCCCAGCAGGCAGGATTTGGACGCGGTCACCGCTGGCCATCCTGCATTCTTTGTCCGCGTCGATGGACACATTGCTGTGGCGAATTCGGCAGCATTGAAGATCGCCGGACTGAACCGCAACAGTAAAGACATTCCCGGCGGACAGGCGGATCGAGACAGCTCCGGCGAACTCACCGGAATCGTTCGCGAAAGCACGAAAGATGCCTTCTACAAAGTCATTCCTCCGATCTCGGCTGCCAAGAGGCGGCAGGCGATCGAACTCGTCCTGGCCGAAGCGGCGCAGTGGGGGCTTACCTCCGCCCAAGACAACTCCAGCTGGGAAGATTTTCTCGTTTATGACCAGTTAAGGCGCGAAAGCAAACTCACATTACGCATCGCCGAATGGCTGCGATTCAACGATCGAGTGAAGACGCTTGTTCAGCAGCGAGGCCATAACCCGAGCAGCGACACCATGCTACACACCACTCAACTCAAGGGTTTCATGGATGGATCTCTGGGATCGGCTACGGCGGCGATGCTCCAGCCCTATTCCGACAATCCAAAGAACGCTGGGCTGCCGCAGTACGATCAGGCGACGCTAACGAAGCTGACTGTGGAGCGGGCTGCTGTGGGATTTCAGATTGGATTCCACGCAATTGGCGATCGCGGGGCGAACATGGCGTTGAACGCCTTTCAGGAGGCTTTACGCCAAGCGAAGGCAGCCCATTCTCGAGCCCCGGCCGGGTCGCAGTCATTTTCGGACTTCCGCTTTCGCGTTGAACATGCGCAAGTAGTCGCGCCCGCGGATGTTCCGCGCTTCCGCGAATTGGGCGTAATTGCCTCCATGCAGCCCAACCATCTGCTGACCGACATGAACTGGGCAGAATCCCGAATCGGACCGGAGCGCGCCAAGACATCCTATGCCTGGGCCGACTTCCTTAAAACCACAGGACACCTGGCTTTCGGCACCGATTACCCAGTCGAGCCAATCACGCCTTTTCGCGGTCTTTACGCTGCGGTCACACGAATGAATGAAGCCGGAACGAAGACTTATTACGCTGAACAAAAGCTGAACATCCATCAGGCAATCTATGCTTACACGTGGGGAGCGGCGTACGCGGAGTTCGAAGAGGGAACAAAAGGGATCCTCGCTCGTGGTTACCTGGCCGACTTTGTTGTTCTGGATCGGGACATTACGCGCATCAGCCCTCCGGAGATTTTGCAAACGAAGGTACTACGTACGGTGGTCGGCGGACGGACGGTTTACGAGGCTCGCTAG
- a CDS encoding nucleotide sugar dehydrogenase, translating into MHHAVYGTGYLATVVSSCLADFGLPVTCFHEDVPRIASLARDETPYYEKNLKEVVRRNVRSGRLAFSHDVERTCRKSLMIFIAQDNQDGVEETAIRLSRFCSDDHILVISSPAPVGTAARIERSLRAAGSKIAIVSHPVFVTDGCAVEDFNWPDRILLGTDSNAAIQAMKMLYRPLVMRGVPVIVTNHETAELAREASTAFLATKISFINELATLCEHVRADAVDLALALGLDKKIAPRCFQPGTSIGGPFVEAEMESLAQLAVNNGVSLKILSAAREVNQSLCERIMTKLSSALQSVQGKQVGLLGLAFKPNSNSVIASTSMQLAKRLVNMGAQVRAYDPAAIEGARAELNGSVRYCESAYAAAEGVDALVLGTAWSEFRSLDYDRIKRALKRPLIVDTKNILDAVRMRSLGFEYVGIGR; encoded by the coding sequence ATGCATCACGCGGTATACGGAACCGGCTATCTGGCAACGGTAGTTTCATCGTGCCTGGCCGATTTTGGACTGCCAGTTACATGCTTTCACGAGGATGTACCGCGTATCGCCTCTCTGGCCCGCGACGAAACCCCTTACTACGAGAAGAATTTAAAGGAAGTAGTCCGCCGGAATGTGCGTTCCGGCCGGCTTGCGTTTTCGCACGACGTCGAACGCACGTGCCGTAAGTCGCTGATGATCTTCATCGCTCAAGACAACCAGGACGGCGTTGAGGAGACGGCAATCCGGCTCTCCCGTTTCTGCTCGGACGATCACATTCTGGTGATCAGCAGCCCCGCGCCGGTAGGCACGGCAGCACGCATCGAGCGTAGCTTACGTGCCGCTGGATCGAAGATCGCAATCGTGTCGCACCCAGTCTTCGTGACCGATGGGTGTGCCGTAGAAGATTTCAATTGGCCTGATCGCATTCTGCTCGGTACCGACTCAAACGCCGCTATCCAGGCGATGAAGATGCTGTACCGTCCGCTGGTTATGCGCGGCGTGCCGGTGATCGTGACCAATCACGAAACCGCCGAACTTGCCCGCGAGGCTTCGACTGCTTTTCTGGCGACCAAGATTTCATTCATTAATGAACTCGCTACTCTTTGCGAACACGTGCGTGCAGATGCGGTTGACCTAGCCCTGGCCTTGGGGCTCGACAAGAAGATCGCACCACGCTGTTTCCAGCCCGGGACTTCAATCGGTGGACCATTCGTTGAAGCCGAGATGGAATCTCTGGCACAGCTCGCCGTCAATAACGGTGTGTCACTGAAGATCCTCAGCGCCGCACGCGAGGTAAATCAGAGCCTGTGCGAGCGCATCATGACCAAACTGTCATCGGCGCTGCAATCAGTACAAGGAAAGCAAGTTGGACTCCTCGGCCTGGCGTTCAAGCCGAACAGCAATTCTGTAATCGCCTCCACTTCCATGCAGCTAGCAAAGCGGTTGGTGAACATGGGCGCTCAAGTGCGTGCTTACGATCCAGCCGCCATCGAGGGTGCTCGCGCCGAACTGAACGGATCGGTTCGCTACTGCGAATCGGCTTACGCCGCGGCGGAGGGAGTCGATGCCCTGGTGCTCGGCACAGCATGGTCCGAGTTCCGCAGCCTCGACTACGATCGCATCAAGCGCGCGCTCAAGCGTCCCCTGATCGTAGATACCAAGAACATCCTGGATGCAGTAAGGATGCGATCGTTGGGGTTTGAGTACGTAGGGATCGGCCGGTAA
- the ahcY gene encoding adenosylhomocysteinase has protein sequence MATATATQIPFDVKTMELADLGKRRIEWANQSMPVLQNIRKEFIKNQPLKDIRISACLHVTSETANLAITLRDGGADVVLCASNPLSTQDDVAASLVRDYNISTFAIKGEDNDSYYSHILSALDHKPHLTMDDGADLVTIALTKRQDVVDGIIAGTEETTTGVIRLRAMAKDGALRYPIIAVNDADTKHMFDNRYGTGQSTIDGVVRCTNMLLAGSKFVIAGYGWCGRGLASRAKGMGADVIVTEIDPTKALEAVMDGFRVMSMAEAAKIGDVFVTVTGNKNVIAKEHFEVMKNGAVVANSGHFNVEIDIPALEKLASSKRATRDFVDEYALKDGRKIYLLGEGRLINLAAAEGHPASVMDMSFANQALSCEYLVKNYKNLEKKVFPVPVELDKRVARLKLEAMGVKIDKLTPQQEEYLASWSEGT, from the coding sequence ATGGCTACAGCAACCGCAACCCAAATTCCTTTCGATGTAAAAACCATGGAGCTTGCCGATCTGGGCAAGCGACGCATTGAGTGGGCCAACCAATCAATGCCGGTGCTACAAAACATCCGCAAAGAGTTCATCAAGAATCAGCCGCTGAAAGACATTCGCATCTCGGCCTGTCTGCACGTCACCTCGGAAACTGCGAACCTTGCGATTACTCTGCGCGATGGCGGTGCCGATGTGGTCCTCTGCGCCTCGAATCCGCTGAGCACGCAGGATGATGTGGCCGCATCGCTGGTCCGTGATTACAACATCTCGACCTTCGCGATCAAGGGCGAGGATAACGATTCGTACTACTCGCACATCCTGAGCGCGCTCGATCACAAGCCGCACCTCACTATGGACGACGGCGCCGACCTGGTTACAATCGCGCTGACCAAGCGTCAGGACGTGGTTGACGGAATCATCGCCGGCACGGAAGAAACGACCACGGGCGTGATTCGTCTGCGTGCCATGGCGAAAGACGGTGCTCTGCGCTATCCCATCATCGCTGTAAACGATGCCGATACGAAGCACATGTTCGATAACCGCTACGGCACCGGCCAATCCACGATTGACGGCGTGGTGCGCTGCACTAACATGCTGCTCGCCGGCTCCAAGTTTGTAATCGCGGGCTATGGATGGTGCGGACGCGGTCTGGCGTCACGCGCCAAGGGCATGGGCGCCGACGTGATCGTGACCGAGATCGATCCCACGAAGGCGCTCGAAGCCGTGATGGATGGCTTCCGCGTAATGTCCATGGCTGAAGCCGCCAAGATCGGCGACGTTTTCGTGACGGTCACTGGCAACAAGAACGTCATTGCCAAGGAACACTTTGAGGTGATGAAGAACGGAGCCGTAGTCGCGAACTCTGGACACTTCAATGTTGAGATCGATATTCCCGCTTTGGAAAAGCTTGCATCATCCAAACGTGCTACCCGCGATTTTGTTGACGAATATGCGCTGAAGGATGGCCGCAAAATCTATCTGCTCGGGGAAGGCCGTCTTATCAACCTGGCTGCCGCCGAGGGACATCCCGCGTCGGTGATGGACATGAGCTTCGCCAATCAGGCTCTGTCCTGCGAATACCTGGTGAAGAACTATAAGAATCTGGAGAAGAAGGTATTTCCGGTTCCAGTCGAGCTAGACAAGCGCGTTGCCCGCCTGAAGCTCGAAGCGATGGGCGTAAAGATCGACAAACTCACGCCGCAGCAGGAAGAGTACCTGGCAAGCTGGAGCGAAGGAACTTAA
- the metK gene encoding methionine adenosyltransferase — translation MSSRDRFLFTSESVTEGHPDKIADQISDAILDACIEKDPYSRVACETLLTTGLAFIAGEITTKAYVDFPSIVRGTVTAVGYTDAGFGFDSQTCSVISSIHEQSPDIAMGVDPGGAGDQGMMFGYASNENEDFMPTPISLAHKLTRRLSEVRKNGTLDFLRPDGKSQVTVEYDANHKPVRVDAVVVSTQHCETVDNRRLRAEVLEQVIQQAIPEHLLDADTKYHINPTGRFVVGGPMGDTGLTGRKIIVDTYGGMGRHGGGAFSGKDPTKVDRSACYMARYIAKNLVAAGLADRCEVQLAYAIGVADPVSVLVDTFGTGKLPQTQIENLVRENFKLTPKGIIESLNLRRPIYKKTAAYGHFGRKESEFTWESTDKAAALKGAAAGTGKTVASAK, via the coding sequence TTGTCTTCCCGTGATCGTTTTCTGTTCACGTCTGAGTCGGTGACCGAGGGTCACCCGGATAAGATCGCCGATCAGATTTCCGACGCCATTCTCGATGCCTGTATTGAAAAGGATCCTTACAGCCGCGTAGCCTGCGAAACCTTGCTGACAACCGGTCTCGCATTTATCGCCGGTGAAATCACGACCAAAGCGTATGTCGACTTTCCCTCGATCGTTCGCGGCACGGTAACTGCCGTTGGATATACCGATGCAGGCTTCGGTTTCGACTCGCAGACTTGTTCGGTGATCTCCTCGATTCACGAGCAGTCACCTGACATCGCCATGGGTGTCGATCCCGGTGGTGCCGGCGACCAGGGCATGATGTTCGGCTATGCGTCGAACGAGAACGAAGATTTCATGCCGACGCCAATCTCGCTTGCCCACAAACTCACCCGCCGCCTCTCAGAAGTTCGCAAGAATGGAACGCTCGATTTCCTCCGTCCTGATGGCAAGTCCCAAGTCACAGTTGAATACGATGCGAACCACAAGCCCGTTCGGGTAGACGCAGTGGTTGTTTCTACGCAGCATTGCGAGACCGTCGACAATCGCCGCCTGCGCGCCGAAGTGCTCGAACAGGTAATTCAGCAGGCGATTCCTGAGCATCTTCTCGACGCAGACACCAAGTACCACATCAATCCCACCGGACGCTTTGTCGTTGGCGGTCCCATGGGTGATACCGGCCTGACCGGCCGCAAGATCATCGTCGACACCTACGGCGGTATGGGACGTCACGGCGGTGGTGCATTCTCTGGCAAGGATCCCACAAAGGTTGATCGTTCCGCTTGCTACATGGCTCGTTACATCGCGAAGAACCTCGTCGCTGCCGGCTTGGCAGATCGCTGTGAAGTGCAGTTGGCCTATGCGATCGGTGTGGCTGATCCGGTGAGCGTTCTCGTCGATACCTTCGGCACAGGCAAGCTTCCCCAGACGCAGATCGAGAACCTGGTGCGCGAGAATTTCAAGCTTACCCCCAAAGGCATTATCGAGTCGCTGAACCTACGTCGTCCGATCTACAAGAAGACCGCAGCGTACGGCCACTTTGGTCGCAAGGAGTCCGAATTCACCTGGGAGTCAACCGATAAGGCTGCTGCCCTCAAGGGTGCTGCCGCAGGCACGGGAAAGACGGTCGCAAGCGCAAAGTAG
- a CDS encoding RodZ domain-containing protein: protein MRREREMRGVSLEEISESTKIGTRSLRALEDEDFEKLPGGIFNKGFVRAYSRFLGLDEDQAVADFDAAWREQQAAKEPFPETLPESQQEAPEPSSRLPIAIIAIVLLAVFAGGYAVKYFLAARAESKQSVQPAAQQLESPSSLQAQSAAPQPSPVSERAVSSQEKTEPGQSKSQEATTAAPAKTPSTPVEGQKLAATDLPSASTSSAPILLEVIAHEDSWLSVSADGKSLGQGILNAQKSRTIRANKEVRLRVGNVAGVEVSFNGKPVNIDGEPKQVKELTFTPEGLRQ from the coding sequence ATGCGCCGGGAGAGGGAAATGCGCGGCGTTTCCCTTGAGGAAATCTCGGAATCTACCAAGATCGGTACCCGGTCGTTGCGGGCGCTGGAAGATGAAGACTTTGAGAAGCTGCCGGGTGGAATTTTCAACAAGGGCTTCGTGCGTGCCTACTCGCGCTTTCTTGGTCTCGACGAGGACCAGGCCGTAGCCGACTTCGATGCGGCCTGGCGGGAGCAACAGGCTGCCAAGGAACCTTTCCCGGAAACTCTGCCTGAATCGCAGCAAGAGGCACCGGAGCCATCGTCAAGACTGCCGATCGCGATTATTGCCATCGTGCTTCTGGCGGTCTTCGCAGGTGGATACGCCGTCAAGTATTTCCTCGCCGCAAGAGCGGAGAGTAAGCAATCGGTGCAACCCGCAGCGCAGCAGCTAGAATCTCCGTCAAGCTTGCAGGCGCAGTCAGCAGCACCGCAACCTAGTCCCGTTTCAGAACGTGCTGTGTCGTCGCAGGAGAAAACCGAACCGGGTCAATCTAAGTCTCAGGAAGCTACAACCGCGGCTCCAGCGAAGACGCCATCAACTCCGGTTGAAGGCCAAAAGCTGGCTGCCACAGACCTACCATCGGCATCTACTTCCAGCGCGCCGATCCTTCTTGAAGTAATCGCACACGAGGATTCATGGCTTTCAGTTTCCGCCGACGGCAAGAGTCTGGGCCAAGGAATTCTCAACGCTCAGAAGAGCCGCACAATCCGCGCGAACAAGGAGGTTCGTTTGCGAGTGGGAAACGTTGCGGGGGTAGAGGTCTCGTTCAACGGCAAGCCAGTGAACATCGACGGCGAACCTAAACAGGTCAAAGAGCTGACTTTTACGCCCGAGGGGCTTCGGCAGTAA
- a CDS encoding sensor domain-containing diguanylate cyclase, whose translation MSEATATDRKRQMEEISIFHDVAKALTSSLNLDSILQTIMEKMAVFFRPDTWSLLMVDEQKDELYFAIAVGDAADALKSIRLKVGEGIAGWVAKHGESLLVPDVYNDPRFAKRIDEMTKWQTRSIICVPLKSKHRVLGVIQLINCAMESFSDNEMFFLHALCDYAAIAIENARAVEKIQELTITDDCTGLYNARHLYKTLEAEVYRSHRFNYEFSVIFIDLDHFKQVNDTHGHLVGSKLLNEIGFMIKSHLRLIDYAFRYGGDEFVVLLPQTGKESALVVARRLRDVMRNAQFLDEEGLNLTCRASMGVATYPEDAKSAHEIIRQADEMMYMVKNSTRDNIAVAQQGMLQ comes from the coding sequence ATGAGTGAGGCCACCGCTACCGACCGCAAACGGCAGATGGAGGAGATCAGTATCTTCCATGATGTCGCAAAAGCCCTCACGTCTTCTCTGAATCTGGATTCAATCCTGCAGACCATCATGGAGAAGATGGCCGTCTTCTTCCGCCCAGACACCTGGTCGTTGTTGATGGTCGACGAGCAAAAAGATGAACTCTACTTCGCCATCGCCGTAGGCGACGCCGCAGACGCACTGAAGAGCATTCGACTCAAAGTCGGAGAAGGCATCGCCGGTTGGGTGGCCAAGCATGGTGAGTCTCTACTGGTTCCCGACGTCTACAACGATCCCCGCTTCGCCAAGCGAATTGATGAAATGACCAAGTGGCAGACGCGCTCCATCATTTGCGTGCCGCTAAAGTCGAAGCATCGCGTGCTCGGAGTGATCCAGCTCATCAACTGCGCCATGGAGAGCTTCTCCGACAACGAGATGTTCTTCCTGCATGCGCTATGCGACTACGCTGCAATCGCCATCGAAAATGCCCGCGCTGTCGAAAAAATCCAGGAATTGACGATCACCGACGATTGCACCGGCCTGTACAACGCTCGCCATCTCTACAAAACGCTCGAAGCCGAGGTCTATCGCTCACACCGTTTCAACTACGAGTTCAGCGTCATCTTCATCGACCTCGATCACTTCAAGCAGGTCAATGACACCCACGGACACCTGGTGGGAAGCAAGCTGCTGAACGAGATCGGCTTCATGATCAAGTCGCACCTGCGGCTGATCGACTACGCATTCCGATATGGCGGCGATGAGTTCGTCGTGCTCCTTCCCCAAACGGGAAAGGAATCGGCCCTAGTAGTAGCGCGCCGCCTGCGGGATGTAATGCGGAACGCCCAGTTCCTCGATGAAGAAGGGCTGAACCTAACCTGCCGCGCCAGCATGGGCGTTGCCACGTATCCGGAAGATGCGAAGAGCGCGCACGAAATCATCCGCCAGGCCGACGAGATGATGTATATGGTCAAGAATTCCACCCGCGACAACATCGCCGTCGCACAGCAAGGCATGCTGCAGTAA
- a CDS encoding Ig-like domain-containing protein → MSKRLLLFFVVLTALIWAGCGGSKTPTPAGVAITISPTTASVAGATTQQFTATVTGSTNTAVTWQVNGVAGGDATNGTISATGLYTAPPVLPTTTTVAVTATAQADTTKTASAIVTLTAPAVTISISPTSVTVAAGATQQFTPTVTVTGSTNNAVNWSVSGVQGGDAVHGTIDTNGLYKAPAAPPKSAITVTATSQANTAFSASAAVTLQFGNASLRGTYVFLLNQGDNSSGSGFSYRGGTFQADGTGNIAAGVSDGNSGAGPATGPTGIPLTGTYSVGPDGRGAMTLTDASGSHNFSFVLTSNTRGQVIAFDSTAVTSGFIRLQDPAATAGVSGAFVFGMSGDNAGPAAAVGQLMFSGATVTGTEDTNVNGSFTPGTAVAGSFAAAGGRGTASLNGSQFVFYIIDASTLVLMDVDASGLRIAGTAFAQSSTPFSSASLGSSAFFVNGSAVSGNKPYALAARFDTDFVGQFRGGVSDVNSGGTVTSPPFTATYTVAANGRAQVTGSSNFIIWLASQKQGVVLQSDSVVVASGQLFQQQAGFQSVTGGYAFATTGANSAGTVLQVVDGQITVAGFGSLSGKEDVNSNGTLQPAQPLTGNLTIATSGRATGSILLTNLPPAVNYDFYFVNPDRFIMLSADANTVLSGIAERQCSDCQF, encoded by the coding sequence TTGTCGAAACGACTTCTTCTTTTTTTTGTAGTTCTGACTGCACTGATCTGGGCCGGATGTGGGGGGAGCAAGACTCCGACTCCCGCGGGGGTGGCCATCACGATTTCACCCACTACCGCGAGCGTTGCCGGCGCCACGACCCAGCAATTTACGGCGACGGTCACTGGTTCCACAAATACGGCTGTAACCTGGCAGGTAAACGGCGTTGCCGGTGGAGATGCGACGAACGGCACCATCAGCGCGACTGGCCTCTATACGGCGCCGCCTGTTTTGCCGACAACCACCACCGTCGCAGTCACGGCGACCGCGCAGGCTGATACCACGAAAACCGCTAGTGCGATCGTGACGCTCACTGCGCCGGCAGTGACCATCAGCATCAGTCCGACCAGCGTCACCGTTGCCGCTGGAGCTACTCAACAATTCACTCCGACTGTGACGGTGACTGGTAGTACGAATAACGCTGTCAACTGGAGCGTGAGCGGCGTGCAAGGCGGAGATGCCGTCCACGGAACTATCGATACGAACGGTCTTTACAAGGCGCCAGCCGCGCCTCCCAAATCGGCCATTACAGTTACCGCGACCTCGCAGGCGAACACCGCATTCTCTGCTTCCGCCGCGGTGACGCTGCAATTCGGCAACGCGAGCCTGAGAGGCACTTACGTCTTTCTCCTGAATCAAGGCGATAACAGCTCGGGCTCGGGATTCTCGTATCGCGGCGGCACGTTTCAGGCTGACGGTACGGGAAACATCGCCGCCGGTGTTAGCGACGGAAATTCCGGAGCAGGACCTGCGACGGGACCTACCGGAATCCCCTTGACGGGAACCTACTCGGTTGGTCCGGATGGGCGTGGGGCAATGACGCTCACTGATGCTTCCGGCTCTCACAATTTTTCATTTGTCCTCACGTCGAACACTCGCGGACAGGTAATTGCTTTCGATTCAACGGCGGTGACCTCTGGTTTTATTCGCCTGCAGGATCCAGCGGCGACCGCCGGTGTGAGCGGGGCATTCGTCTTCGGCATGTCGGGTGACAACGCAGGGCCTGCGGCTGCAGTCGGTCAGCTCATGTTCAGCGGTGCAACGGTTACAGGCACCGAAGACACGAATGTGAATGGAAGTTTCACTCCGGGAACAGCTGTAGCGGGCTCCTTTGCGGCCGCCGGAGGTCGCGGAACTGCATCGCTGAATGGTTCACAGTTCGTGTTCTACATCATCGATGCATCCACGCTGGTGTTGATGGATGTGGACGCTTCAGGTCTACGGATCGCTGGAACAGCGTTTGCGCAATCGAGCACGCCGTTCAGCAGTGCTTCGCTGGGATCGAGCGCATTCTTCGTGAACGGTTCGGCCGTTTCCGGCAACAAACCCTACGCGTTAGCCGCCCGTTTCGATACAGATTTCGTTGGTCAATTCCGTGGTGGCGTCTCGGATGTAAACAGCGGAGGCACTGTGACGAGCCCCCCATTCACGGCGACTTATACCGTCGCCGCGAATGGCCGTGCTCAAGTCACAGGATCGTCGAATTTCATCATCTGGCTCGCGTCGCAGAAGCAGGGCGTAGTTTTACAAAGCGATTCCGTCGTAGTTGCCAGCGGACAGTTATTCCAGCAGCAAGCGGGTTTCCAGTCCGTTACCGGGGGATATGCGTTCGCGACGACGGGAGCAAATTCCGCGGGCACGGTGCTGCAGGTTGTGGACGGTCAAATCACCGTTGCCGGATTCGGCTCTTTGTCAGGCAAGGAGGACGTGAATAGTAATGGCACTCTGCAACCGGCCCAGCCCCTTACCGGGAATTTGACGATTGCAACCAGCGGCCGCGCTACTGGGTCGATCTTGCTTACGAACCTTCCACCGGCTGTGAACTACGACTTCTATTTTGTCAATCCGGATAGGTTCATAATGCTGTCGGCTGATGCGAACACCGTGTTGTCCGGAATTGCGGAGCGGCAGTGTTCGGACTGCCAGTTTTGA